One segment of Burkholderia multivorans ATCC BAA-247 DNA contains the following:
- a CDS encoding acyl-CoA-binding protein yields MSDLTARFDQAQIDVKQLTERPGNLTLLRLYALFKQATDGDVHGDKPGFTDIVGKYKYDAWEALKGTPQDTAKQQYIELVESLKNGTAS; encoded by the coding sequence ATGAGCGACCTCACCGCCCGATTCGATCAGGCCCAGATCGACGTGAAGCAACTGACCGAGCGGCCCGGCAATCTGACGCTGCTGCGGCTGTACGCGCTGTTCAAGCAGGCGACCGACGGCGACGTCCACGGCGACAAGCCCGGCTTCACCGACATCGTCGGCAAATACAAGTACGACGCGTGGGAAGCGTTGAAGGGCACACCGCAGGACACCGCGAAGCAGCAGTACATCGAACTCGTCGAATCGCTGAAGAACGGCACCGCTTCCTGA
- a CDS encoding DEAD/DEAH box helicase, whose protein sequence is MTSSINSSPLNAIADQALGLDAAAPAADEPSFASLGLSPEIVSALQAAGYVKPTPVQQRAIPAGIAGRDLLVSSPTGSGKTAAFMLPAIERFAQLQKAQAQQPRAPREANQGERRARRPQPVARPGLLVLTPTRELAMQVTTAASTYGKHLKRLRTVSILGGVAYGQQLMLLAKNPEILVATPGRLLDHLERGRIDLSELKMLVLDEADRMLDMGFIEDIETIVEATPESRQTMLFSATLDGKIGSLTSRLLKDPERIEIQQRLESRANIAQTVHYVDDRDHKDRLLDHLLRDAALDQAIIFTATKIDADQLAGRLADAGFQSAALHGDLPQGARNRTIRALRERRVRVLVATDVAARGIDIPGITHVFNYDLPKFAEDYVHRIGRTGRAGRSGIAVSLVHHAEQGALKRIERFVRSPLPVNVIEGFEPRKTPPRNDRGNGRGRPGGGNGGRRFGGKPGGGGHGGHGRSYGGGNGGGWSGKPGASRDGGRRDGQRSSGPRRSNSAS, encoded by the coding sequence ATGACTTCGAGCATCAACTCCAGCCCGCTCAACGCGATCGCCGACCAGGCGCTCGGTCTCGACGCCGCCGCACCGGCCGCCGACGAACCGAGCTTCGCGTCGCTCGGGCTGTCGCCGGAGATCGTCTCCGCGCTGCAGGCCGCCGGCTACGTGAAGCCGACGCCGGTTCAGCAGCGCGCGATTCCGGCCGGCATCGCCGGCCGCGACCTGCTGGTGTCGAGCCCGACCGGTTCGGGCAAGACGGCCGCCTTCATGCTGCCTGCGATCGAGCGTTTCGCGCAGCTCCAGAAAGCGCAGGCGCAGCAACCGCGCGCGCCGCGCGAAGCGAACCAGGGCGAGCGCCGCGCGCGCCGTCCGCAACCCGTCGCGCGCCCGGGCCTGCTCGTGCTGACGCCGACCCGCGAACTCGCGATGCAGGTGACGACCGCCGCATCGACGTACGGCAAGCACCTGAAGCGCCTGCGCACTGTCAGCATCCTCGGCGGCGTCGCCTACGGCCAGCAGCTGATGCTGCTCGCGAAGAACCCGGAAATCCTGGTCGCGACGCCGGGCCGCCTGCTCGACCACCTCGAGCGCGGCCGCATCGACCTGTCCGAGCTGAAGATGCTCGTGCTCGACGAAGCCGACCGCATGCTCGACATGGGCTTCATCGAAGACATCGAAACGATCGTCGAGGCAACGCCCGAGTCGCGCCAGACGATGCTGTTCTCGGCCACGCTCGACGGCAAGATCGGTTCGCTGACGAGCCGCCTGCTGAAGGATCCGGAGCGCATCGAGATCCAGCAGCGCCTCGAATCGCGCGCGAACATCGCGCAGACGGTCCACTACGTCGACGACCGCGACCACAAGGATCGCCTGCTCGATCACCTGCTGCGCGACGCCGCGCTCGACCAGGCGATCATCTTCACGGCGACCAAGATCGACGCCGATCAGCTGGCCGGCCGCCTCGCCGACGCCGGCTTCCAGTCGGCCGCGCTGCACGGCGACCTGCCGCAGGGCGCACGTAACCGCACGATCCGTGCGCTGCGCGAGCGCCGCGTGCGCGTGCTGGTCGCGACCGACGTCGCGGCGCGCGGCATCGACATTCCGGGCATCACGCACGTGTTCAACTACGATCTGCCGAAGTTCGCAGAAGACTACGTGCACCGGATCGGCCGCACGGGCCGCGCGGGCCGTTCGGGTATCGCGGTGAGCCTCGTGCATCACGCGGAGCAAGGTGCGCTCAAGCGCATCGAGCGCTTCGTGCGTTCGCCGCTGCCGGTCAACGTGATCGAAGGCTTCGAGCCGCGCAAGACGCCGCCGCGCAACGATCGCGGCAACGGCCGCGGCCGCCCGGGCGGCGGTAACGGCGGTCGACGTTTCGGCGGCAAGCCGGGCGGCGGTGGCCACGGCGGTCACGGCCGCAGCTACGGCGGCGGCAACGGCGGCGGCTGGAGCGGCAAGCCGGGCGCGAGCCGCGACGGCGGCCGTCGCGACGGTCAGCGCAGCAGCGGCCCGCGACGCAGCAATTCCGCGTCGTAA
- the aceA gene encoding isocitrate lyase, which yields MSRQQQAQELQKQWETDPRWKGIKRSYTAEDVVRLRGSIQVEHTLAKRGAEKLWELINNEPFVNALGALTGNQAMQQVKAGLKAIYLSGWQVAGDANVAGEMYPDQSLYPANSVPLVVKRINNTLTRADQIQWSEGKNPGDEGYVDFFAPIVADAEAGFGGVLNAFELMKAMIEAGASGVHFEDQLASVKKCGHMGGKVLVPTREAVAKLSAARLAADVMGTPTVLVARTDAEAADLITSDIDDNDKPFLTGERTVEGFFRTKPGLEQAVSRGLAYAPYADLIWCETGKPDLEYAKKFAEAIHKQFPGKLLSYNCSPSFNWKKNLDDATIAKFQKELGAMGYKFQFITLAGFHALNYSMFNLAHGYARTQMSAFVELQQAEFAAADKGFTAVKHQREVGTGYFDAVTQTVEREASTTALHGSTEDEQFFDGKKVA from the coding sequence ATGTCGCGTCAGCAACAGGCACAGGAACTGCAAAAGCAATGGGAAACCGATCCGCGCTGGAAGGGCATCAAGCGCAGCTACACGGCTGAAGACGTGGTGCGCCTGCGCGGCTCGATCCAGGTCGAGCACACGCTCGCGAAGCGCGGCGCCGAAAAGCTGTGGGAGCTGATCAACAACGAGCCGTTCGTCAACGCACTCGGCGCGCTGACCGGCAACCAGGCGATGCAGCAGGTCAAGGCCGGCCTGAAGGCGATCTACCTGTCCGGCTGGCAGGTCGCGGGCGACGCGAACGTCGCCGGCGAGATGTATCCGGACCAGTCGCTGTATCCGGCGAACTCGGTGCCGCTCGTCGTGAAGCGCATCAACAACACGCTGACGCGCGCAGACCAGATCCAGTGGTCCGAAGGCAAGAACCCGGGCGACGAAGGCTATGTCGACTTCTTCGCGCCGATCGTCGCCGACGCGGAAGCCGGTTTCGGCGGCGTGCTGAACGCATTCGAGCTGATGAAGGCGATGATCGAGGCAGGCGCATCGGGCGTGCACTTCGAAGACCAGCTCGCATCGGTCAAGAAGTGCGGCCACATGGGCGGCAAGGTGCTCGTGCCGACGCGCGAAGCGGTCGCGAAACTCTCGGCCGCGCGTCTCGCCGCCGACGTGATGGGCACGCCGACCGTGCTCGTCGCACGTACCGACGCGGAAGCCGCTGACCTGATCACGTCCGACATCGACGACAACGACAAGCCGTTCCTGACCGGCGAACGCACGGTCGAAGGCTTCTTCCGCACGAAGCCGGGCCTCGAGCAGGCCGTGTCGCGCGGCCTCGCGTATGCGCCGTACGCCGATCTGATCTGGTGCGAAACCGGCAAGCCGGATCTCGAATACGCGAAGAAGTTCGCGGAAGCGATCCACAAGCAGTTCCCGGGCAAGCTGCTGTCGTACAACTGCTCGCCGTCGTTCAACTGGAAGAAGAACCTCGACGACGCGACGATCGCCAAGTTCCAGAAGGAGCTCGGCGCGATGGGCTACAAGTTCCAGTTCATCACGCTCGCCGGCTTCCACGCGCTGAACTACTCGATGTTCAACCTCGCGCACGGCTATGCACGCACGCAGATGAGCGCGTTCGTCGAGCTGCAGCAGGCCGAGTTCGCGGCAGCCGACAAGGGTTTCACGGCGGTCAAGCACCAGCGCGAAGTCGGTACCGGCTACTTCGACGCGGTCACGCAGACGGTCGAGCGCGAAGCGTCGACGACCGCCCTGCACGGCTCGACCGAAGACGAGCAGTTCTTCGACGGCAAGAAGGTCGCGTAA
- a CDS encoding universal stress protein produces MFRHILVPTDGSELSKKAIDGAIDLARAVNARVTAYACLPQYPYSPFSEVIIEPPADFRARSEREARAHLDEVETAAKAAGVVCDTWTSVHPSPYLGIIEAAERGGCDVIFMASHGRRGLGSLLIGSETQRVLTHTNIPVIVYR; encoded by the coding sequence ATGTTCCGGCACATCCTCGTTCCAACCGACGGTTCCGAACTGTCGAAGAAGGCGATCGACGGCGCGATCGATCTGGCCCGCGCGGTCAATGCACGCGTGACCGCGTATGCGTGCCTGCCGCAGTATCCGTATTCGCCGTTTTCCGAAGTGATCATCGAGCCGCCCGCCGATTTCCGTGCGCGCAGCGAGCGCGAGGCACGCGCACATCTCGACGAAGTCGAAACGGCCGCGAAGGCGGCGGGCGTCGTCTGCGATACGTGGACGAGCGTGCATCCGTCGCCGTACCTCGGGATCATCGAGGCGGCCGAGCGCGGCGGCTGCGACGTGATTTTCATGGCGTCGCACGGACGTCGCGGGCTCGGCAGCCTGCTGATCGGCAGCGAGACGCAGCGCGTGCTGACTCATACGAATATTCCGGTGATCGTCTATCGGTGA
- a CDS encoding LysR family transcriptional regulator codes for MDRFKQIETFVAVAAKGSLSAAAHAEGVAPAIIGRRLDALEERLGVKLLVRTTRKLTLTFEGSAFLEDCQRIINDMQNAEASVSAGGVKASGHLRITAPAGFGRRHVAPLVPDFSGAHPDVSVTLDLSDRMVDLVNEGFDCAVRLGELPDSSLVSLKLGENRRVCVASPAYLARRGTPTTLAELARHNCLALAANANQQRGWTFQEDDKVVSIRVSGTMECSDGAVLHEWCLAGHGLAWRSWWEVGDDIAAGRLVSVLDAFAAPPIGIHAVFPQRRHLPLRVRLFLDYLKHTYERPGYWGE; via the coding sequence ATGGACCGGTTCAAACAGATCGAAACGTTCGTCGCGGTCGCGGCGAAAGGCAGCCTGTCGGCGGCCGCGCACGCGGAGGGCGTCGCACCGGCGATCATCGGCCGCCGTCTCGACGCGCTCGAGGAGCGGCTCGGCGTCAAGCTGCTCGTGCGCACGACGCGCAAGCTCACGCTGACCTTCGAGGGCTCCGCCTTCCTCGAGGATTGCCAGCGCATCATCAACGACATGCAGAACGCGGAAGCGAGCGTATCCGCCGGCGGCGTGAAGGCGAGCGGCCATTTGCGCATCACGGCGCCGGCCGGCTTCGGCCGCCGCCACGTCGCGCCGCTCGTGCCGGACTTCAGCGGCGCGCATCCGGACGTGTCGGTCACGCTCGATCTGTCGGACCGGATGGTCGACCTCGTCAACGAAGGCTTCGATTGCGCGGTGCGGCTCGGCGAGCTGCCCGATTCTTCGCTCGTGTCGCTGAAGCTCGGCGAGAACCGGCGCGTGTGCGTCGCGTCGCCCGCCTATCTCGCGCGGCGCGGCACGCCGACGACGCTCGCGGAACTCGCGCGCCACAACTGCCTCGCGCTCGCTGCGAACGCGAACCAGCAGCGCGGCTGGACGTTCCAGGAAGACGACAAGGTCGTGTCGATCCGCGTGAGCGGCACGATGGAGTGCTCCGACGGCGCGGTGCTGCACGAGTGGTGCCTGGCCGGCCACGGTCTGGCATGGCGATCGTGGTGGGAAGTCGGCGACGACATCGCGGCCGGCCGCCTCGTCAGCGTGCTCGACGCGTTCGCGGCGCCGCCGATCGGCATTCACGCCGTGTTTCCGCAGCGCCGGCACCTGCCGCTGCGCGTGCGGCTGTTTCTCGATTACCTGAAGCACACGTACGAGCGGCCCGGTTACTGGGGCGAATAG
- a CDS encoding haloacid dehalogenase type II → MSATTTLSSPDAILFDAFGTLFDVHAVVAAAEQMFPGRGERLSQLWRRKQIEYSQLRTLADPAGAHYRPFRDITLDALRFAARSLGVALNSAAEKRLMDEYACLSTYPDTVPALRRLRALEPRPPLAILSNGNPQMLDIAIKSAGMTGLFDRVLSADAVRAYKPTPAAYALGTAAFGANPRDIVFVSSNAWDVAGAGWFGYTTFWLNRTGAPAEELGVPPDGTGTGMADLLAFLATPAPSGRAANRTRPGPGA, encoded by the coding sequence ATGTCGGCCACAACGACACTCTCCTCTCCCGACGCCATCCTGTTCGACGCATTCGGCACGTTGTTCGACGTGCATGCCGTCGTGGCTGCGGCTGAGCAGATGTTCCCCGGTCGCGGGGAACGGTTGTCGCAGCTGTGGCGACGCAAACAAATCGAATACTCGCAGCTGCGCACGCTCGCCGATCCGGCCGGTGCGCACTATCGCCCGTTTCGCGACATCACGCTCGACGCGCTGCGCTTTGCCGCACGCTCGCTCGGCGTCGCGCTGAACAGCGCGGCCGAAAAGCGGCTGATGGACGAATACGCGTGTCTGTCCACCTATCCCGATACGGTGCCCGCGCTGCGGAGGCTGCGCGCGCTGGAGCCGCGTCCGCCGCTCGCGATCCTGTCGAACGGCAATCCGCAGATGCTCGACATCGCGATCAAGAGCGCCGGCATGACCGGGCTGTTCGATCGCGTGCTGTCGGCCGACGCCGTGCGCGCGTACAAGCCGACTCCGGCCGCCTATGCGCTCGGCACCGCCGCGTTCGGCGCGAACCCGCGCGACATCGTGTTCGTGTCGTCGAACGCGTGGGACGTCGCAGGCGCCGGCTGGTTCGGCTACACGACGTTCTGGCTGAACCGCACGGGCGCACCGGCCGAAGAACTCGGCGTGCCGCCCGACGGCACCGGCACCGGCATGGCCGATCTGCTCGCATTCCTCGCCACCCCGGCTCCGTCCGGCAGAGCGGCGAACCGCACGCGCCCCGGCCCGGGCGCATGA
- the aceB gene encoding malate synthase A, with translation MSTPITLPQGMAITGEIKPGYEAILTPDALELVASLHRAFEPRRQALLQARVERTKRLDAGERPDFLPETKAIREGDWKVAPLPADLQCRRVEITGPVERKMIINALNSGADSYMTDFEDSNAPSWTNQIDGQINLKDAVRRTISLEQNGKSYKLNDKVATLIVRPRGWHLDEKHVTVDGQRVSGGIFDFALFLFHNAKELIARGSGPYFYLPKMESHLEARLWNDIFVAAQEAIGIPRGTIRATVLIETILAAFEMDEILYELREHSSGLNAGRWDYIFSAIKKFKNDRDFCLADRSKITMTVPFMRAYALLLLKTCHKRNAPAIGGMSALIPIKNDPEANEKAMAGVRSDKQRDATDGYDGGWVAHPGLVPIAMEEFVKVLGDKPNQIGKQRDDVQVEGKNLLDFQPEAPITEAGLRNNINVGIHYLGAWLDGNGCVPIHNLMEDAATAEISRSQVWQWIRSPKGVLDDGRKVTAELVREFAKAELENVKRSVGGNTQPYERAAAIFEEMSTSEGFTEFLTLPLYEEI, from the coding sequence ATGAGCACCCCGATCACGCTGCCGCAAGGCATGGCGATCACCGGCGAGATCAAGCCGGGTTACGAAGCGATCTTGACGCCCGACGCGCTCGAGCTCGTCGCTTCGCTGCATCGCGCGTTCGAACCGCGCCGCCAGGCGCTGCTGCAGGCGCGCGTCGAGCGCACGAAGCGTCTCGACGCCGGCGAGCGCCCTGATTTTCTGCCCGAGACGAAGGCCATCCGCGAAGGCGACTGGAAGGTCGCGCCGCTGCCTGCCGACCTGCAGTGCCGCCGCGTCGAGATCACCGGCCCCGTCGAGCGCAAGATGATCATCAATGCGCTGAACTCGGGCGCCGATTCGTACATGACGGACTTCGAGGATTCGAACGCGCCGAGCTGGACGAACCAGATCGACGGCCAGATCAACCTGAAGGATGCGGTGCGCCGCACGATCTCGCTCGAGCAGAACGGCAAGTCGTACAAGCTGAACGACAAGGTCGCGACGCTGATCGTGCGTCCGCGCGGCTGGCACCTCGACGAGAAGCACGTGACGGTCGACGGCCAGCGCGTGTCCGGCGGCATCTTCGATTTCGCGCTGTTCCTGTTCCATAACGCGAAGGAGCTGATCGCGCGCGGCTCGGGCCCGTACTTCTACCTGCCGAAGATGGAAAGCCATCTCGAGGCGCGCCTGTGGAACGACATCTTCGTCGCCGCGCAGGAAGCGATCGGCATTCCGCGCGGCACGATCCGCGCGACGGTGCTGATCGAGACGATCCTCGCCGCGTTCGAAATGGACGAGATCCTGTACGAGCTGCGCGAACACAGCTCGGGCCTGAACGCGGGCCGCTGGGACTACATCTTCTCGGCGATCAAGAAGTTCAAGAACGATCGCGACTTCTGCCTCGCCGATCGCTCGAAGATCACGATGACGGTGCCGTTCATGCGCGCCTACGCGCTGCTGCTGCTGAAGACCTGCCACAAGCGCAACGCGCCCGCGATCGGCGGAATGAGCGCGCTGATTCCGATCAAGAACGATCCGGAAGCGAACGAGAAGGCGATGGCCGGCGTGCGTTCGGACAAGCAGCGTGATGCGACGGACGGCTACGACGGCGGCTGGGTGGCGCACCCGGGCCTCGTGCCGATCGCGATGGAGGAATTCGTCAAGGTGCTCGGCGACAAGCCGAACCAGATCGGCAAGCAGCGCGACGACGTGCAGGTCGAGGGCAAGAACCTGCTCGACTTCCAGCCCGAGGCGCCGATCACCGAAGCGGGCCTGCGCAACAACATCAACGTCGGGATCCACTATCTCGGCGCGTGGCTCGACGGCAACGGCTGCGTGCCGATTCACAACCTGATGGAGGATGCGGCGACCGCCGAGATTTCGCGCTCGCAGGTGTGGCAGTGGATCCGCTCGCCGAAGGGCGTGCTCGACGACGGCCGCAAGGTCACCGCGGAGCTCGTGCGCGAGTTCGCGAAGGCCGAGCTCGAGAACGTGAAGCGCTCGGTCGGCGGCAACACGCAGCCTTACGAGCGTGCGGCCGCGATCTTCGAAGAGATGTCGACGTCGGAAGGCTTCACCGAATTCCTGACGCTGCCGCTGTACGAGGAAATCTGA
- a CDS encoding gamma-glutamylcyclotransferase family protein, protein MRYVFVYGTLRAGEINDIGLAAARHGIPAPTLIGAAALPGELYDFGTYPGMTAAHVGTSIVWGDVYEIDERLVPVLDEIERVYPGVDTLFRQESVTVELGGRQYACLYYPVAAHATADRPRIASGDWVRHRREREAA, encoded by the coding sequence ATGCGCTACGTATTCGTCTACGGCACGCTGAGGGCCGGCGAGATCAACGACATCGGCCTTGCGGCCGCGCGGCACGGCATTCCCGCGCCGACGCTGATCGGCGCGGCGGCGCTGCCGGGCGAACTGTACGATTTCGGCACGTATCCCGGCATGACGGCCGCGCACGTCGGCACGTCGATCGTATGGGGCGATGTGTACGAGATCGACGAGCGGCTGGTGCCCGTGCTCGACGAGATCGAGCGCGTGTATCCGGGCGTCGACACGCTGTTCCGTCAGGAGAGCGTGACCGTCGAACTCGGCGGCCGCCAGTATGCGTGCCTGTATTACCCGGTTGCCGCGCATGCGACGGCCGACCGTCCGCGGATCGCATCCGGCGACTGGGTCCGGCATCGGCGCGAGCGCGAAGCGGCGTGA
- the rraA gene encoding ribonuclease E activity regulator RraA — MTFATTDLCDAHEDKLAAGTLRVLQPALRPYGGAARFAGPAATLKVFEDNTLVRAALEQNGGGRVLVVDGGASLRCALVGGNLGALAEKNGWAGIVVHGCVRDAAELRECKVGVLALATHPRKSDKRGAGERDVPVTVLGTRIAPGEWIYADDDGVLVSATSLT; from the coding sequence ATGACGTTTGCAACAACCGATCTTTGCGACGCCCACGAAGACAAACTGGCCGCCGGCACGCTGCGCGTGCTGCAGCCGGCCTTGCGGCCGTACGGCGGTGCGGCGCGCTTCGCCGGGCCCGCCGCGACGCTGAAGGTGTTCGAGGACAACACGCTCGTGCGTGCGGCGCTCGAGCAGAACGGCGGCGGCCGCGTGCTCGTCGTCGACGGCGGCGCGAGCCTGCGCTGCGCGCTCGTCGGCGGCAATCTCGGCGCGCTGGCCGAGAAGAACGGATGGGCCGGCATCGTCGTGCACGGATGCGTGCGCGATGCGGCCGAACTGCGCGAATGCAAGGTCGGCGTGCTCGCGCTCGCGACGCATCCGCGCAAGAGCGACAAGCGCGGCGCCGGCGAGCGCGACGTGCCGGTCACGGTGCTCGGCACGCGGATCGCGCCGGGCGAATGGATCTACGCGGACGACGACGGCGTGCTCGTGAGCGCGACGTCGCTGACCTGA
- a CDS encoding AraC family transcriptional regulator: MHPIVPADASNPYDVIDIPPEFAPTRAHPMRVRARHVDAGSRIPLHTHAWAQLAYASRGVLRVATTGTTWMVPPSRAIWVPPHVTHEVAIVEEAYLRTLYIDESIVPDGLAACRVVEVTGLLRELIVALDARDLSDGRERLLCGLVLDELSRAEPLPLAVPMPDEKRLRTLCESVLAQPANAESLEHWASEVGASTRTISRLFKQELGVSFSQWRQQALLARAIPLLNQGRPLSHIARELGYQSQSAFSAMFRRAFGESPRAFMLRGYEHRGTERVAPSDDMRDDDAHDTAR; encoded by the coding sequence ATGCATCCGATCGTCCCGGCCGACGCGTCGAATCCGTACGACGTCATCGACATTCCGCCCGAGTTCGCGCCGACGCGCGCGCACCCGATGCGCGTGCGCGCGCGCCACGTCGACGCGGGCAGCCGCATTCCGCTGCACACGCATGCGTGGGCGCAGCTCGCGTATGCATCGCGCGGCGTGCTGCGTGTCGCGACGACCGGCACGACCTGGATGGTGCCGCCGTCCCGCGCGATCTGGGTGCCGCCGCACGTCACGCACGAAGTCGCGATCGTCGAAGAGGCGTACCTGCGCACGCTCTATATCGACGAGTCGATCGTGCCGGACGGGCTCGCCGCGTGCCGCGTGGTCGAAGTGACGGGATTGCTGCGCGAGCTGATCGTCGCACTGGACGCGCGCGACCTCAGCGACGGACGCGAGCGCCTGCTATGCGGGCTCGTGCTCGATGAACTGAGCCGCGCGGAGCCGTTGCCGCTCGCGGTGCCGATGCCAGACGAAAAGCGGCTCCGGACGCTCTGCGAATCGGTGCTCGCGCAGCCGGCAAACGCCGAATCGCTCGAACACTGGGCGAGCGAGGTCGGGGCGAGCACGCGCACGATCTCGCGGCTCTTCAAGCAGGAACTCGGAGTGAGCTTCTCGCAATGGCGGCAGCAGGCGCTGCTGGCGCGCGCGATTCCGTTGCTGAATCAGGGGCGCCCGCTCTCGCATATCGCGCGCGAGCTCGGCTACCAGAGCCAGAGCGCGTTCTCGGCGATGTTCCGGCGCGCGTTCGGCGAAAGCCCGCGTGCCTTCATGCTGCGCGGATACGAGCACCGCGGCACCGAGCGCGTCGCACCGAGCGACGACATGCGCGACGACGACGCGCACGATACGGCGCGCTGA
- a CDS encoding GNAT family N-acetyltransferase: protein MLDPTDLRLLYQLRPAEPGDFPFAEALTHGNMGGYYKRHGLVWRSDLFYASWRESENFILEADGQRIGVLRVTEEGDSLHIRDVQIAAGHRGRGAGTYLLDMSHRWARARGLHELQLRVFVDNPAARLYRRMGYHVTGPRLAQLGSIRHMVRPV from the coding sequence ATGCTCGATCCGACCGACCTGCGACTCCTGTATCAGCTCCGGCCTGCGGAGCCCGGCGATTTTCCGTTCGCCGAGGCGCTGACGCACGGCAACATGGGCGGCTATTACAAGCGGCACGGGCTCGTATGGCGCAGCGACCTGTTCTACGCAAGCTGGCGCGAATCGGAGAATTTCATTCTCGAAGCCGACGGTCAGCGCATCGGCGTGCTGCGCGTGACGGAAGAGGGCGACTCGCTGCATATCCGCGACGTGCAGATCGCGGCCGGCCATCGCGGTCGCGGCGCGGGCACCTATCTACTCGACATGTCGCATCGCTGGGCGCGTGCGCGCGGGTTGCACGAGCTGCAACTGCGCGTGTTCGTCGACAATCCGGCCGCGCGTCTGTACCGCCGTATGGGTTATCACGTGACAGGGCCGCGCCTCGCGCAACTCGGCTCGATCCGTCACATGGTGCGGCCGGTCTGA
- the gltX gene encoding glutamate--tRNA ligase: protein MTRPVRTRFAPSPTGFIHLGNIRSALYPWAFARKMKGTFVLRIEDTDVERSSKEAVDAILEGMEWLGLDFDEGPIYQMQRMDRYREVLAQMLEKGLAYPCYMSAEELDALRERQRAAGLKPRYDGTWRPEPGKVLPEPPPGVKPVLRFRNPLTGTVVWDDAVKGRVEISNEELDDLVIARPDGTPIYNFCVVVDDMDMGITHVIRGDDHVNNTPRQINILRALGGEPPVYAHLPTVLNEQGEKMSKRHGAMSVTAYRDAGYLPEAVVNYLARLGWSHGDAEIFSREQFVEWFDLEHLGKSPAQYDHNKLNWLNAHYIKEADNARLAALAKPFLAALAIDDAALAAGPALEAVIALMKDRATTVKEIAEGAAMFYRVPAPDADALAQHLTDAVRPALADLAAALKAANWTKDAISAALKATLAAHKLKMPQLAMPVRLLVAGTTHTPSIDAVLALFDRDVVVSRIEAALA, encoded by the coding sequence ATGACCCGTCCTGTCCGTACCCGCTTCGCGCCGAGTCCCACCGGCTTCATCCACCTCGGCAACATCCGCTCCGCGCTTTATCCGTGGGCGTTCGCGCGCAAGATGAAAGGCACGTTCGTGCTGCGTATCGAGGATACCGACGTCGAACGCTCGTCGAAGGAGGCCGTCGACGCGATCCTCGAAGGGATGGAATGGCTCGGTCTCGATTTCGACGAAGGCCCGATCTACCAGATGCAGCGGATGGACCGCTATCGCGAGGTGCTCGCGCAGATGCTGGAGAAGGGGCTTGCCTACCCGTGCTACATGTCGGCCGAAGAACTCGACGCGCTGCGCGAACGCCAGCGCGCGGCCGGTCTGAAGCCGCGCTATGACGGCACGTGGCGTCCGGAGCCCGGCAAGGTGCTGCCGGAGCCGCCGCCGGGCGTGAAGCCGGTGCTGCGTTTCCGCAATCCGCTGACGGGCACCGTCGTGTGGGACGACGCGGTGAAGGGGCGCGTCGAGATCTCGAACGAGGAACTCGACGATCTCGTGATCGCGCGTCCGGACGGCACGCCGATCTACAACTTCTGCGTGGTCGTCGACGACATGGATATGGGCATCACGCACGTGATCCGCGGCGACGATCACGTGAACAACACGCCGCGCCAAATCAACATCCTGCGCGCGCTCGGCGGCGAGCCGCCCGTGTATGCGCACCTGCCGACCGTGCTGAACGAGCAGGGCGAGAAGATGAGCAAGCGTCACGGCGCGATGAGCGTGACGGCGTATCGCGACGCCGGTTATCTGCCGGAAGCGGTCGTCAACTATCTCGCGCGTCTGGGCTGGTCGCACGGCGATGCGGAAATCTTCTCGCGTGAGCAGTTCGTCGAATGGTTCGATCTCGAGCATCTCGGCAAGTCGCCCGCGCAGTACGACCACAACAAGCTGAACTGGCTGAACGCGCACTACATCAAGGAAGCCGACAACGCGCGCCTGGCCGCGCTCGCGAAACCGTTCCTCGCGGCGCTGGCGATCGACGACGCGGCGCTCGCGGCCGGCCCGGCGCTCGAGGCCGTGATCGCGCTGATGAAGGATCGCGCGACGACGGTCAAGGAAATCGCGGAAGGCGCGGCGATGTTCTACCGCGTGCCGGCGCCGGACGCCGATGCGCTCGCACAGCACCTGACCGACGCCGTGCGGCCGGCGCTTGCCGATCTCGCCGCCGCGCTGAAGGCGGCCAACTGGACGAAGGATGCGATCTCGGCCGCGCTGAAGGCGACGCTTGCCGCGCACAAGCTGAAGATGCCGCAGCTCGCGATGCCGGTGCGCCTGCTCGTGGCGGGCACCACGCATACGCCGTCGATCGACGCGGTGCTCGCGCTGTTCGATCGCGACGTCGTCGTGTCGCGCATCGAGGCGGCGCTCGCGTAA